From one Malus sylvestris chromosome 1, drMalSylv7.2, whole genome shotgun sequence genomic stretch:
- the LOC126586753 gene encoding transcription factor bHLH120-like yields the protein MNVGMFNNFNTGGQRRKSSLALTSDGAKNQDKSNDNDEKKKVMHREIEKKRRQEMANLYGSLRSVLPLEFIKGKRSLADHMNEAVNYIKQLQTRIKIFGAKRGELKMGSASSNLSASTLGHGSSGSSSTAASTLVAVHPCLAGVEIVVSTGRSPEQGFLLSRMLKILLGQGLNVISCSSTQVNRRLVYTIQSEVSDPTCVDFSGLQQILTEACHH from the exons ATGAATGTCGGTATGTTCAATAACTTCAATACAGGAGGCCAGCGGAGAAAATCATCATTAGCCCTGACTTCGGATGGTGCGAAAAATCAAGATAAGTCAAATGACAATGATGAGAAAAAGAAGGTGATGCATAGAGAAATCGAAAAGAAGAGAAGGCAAGAAATGGCCAACCTTTATGGATCACTTCGATCTGTACTTCCTCTTGAATTTATTAAG GGAAAACGTTCGTTGGCGGATCATATGAACGAGGCAGTGAATTATATCAAACAGCTGCAAACGAGAATCAAAATATTTGGTGCCAAGAGAGGTGAGCTAAAGATGGGGTCAGCCTCGTCCAATTTGAGTGCTAGTACTCTTGGCCATGGGAGCAGTGGTAGCTCATCAACTGCAGCAAGTACTCTAGTTGCAGTCCACCCTTGCTTAGCTGGCGTTGAGATTGTAGTCAGTACCGGCCGATCTCCAGAGCAAGGTTTTCTCCTATCAAGAATGCTTAAAATACTGCTTGGACAAGGACTTAATGTAATCAGCTGTTCTTCTACCCAGGTTAACAGAAGACTTGTCTACACCATCCAATCTGAG GTTAGCGATCCAACATGCGTAGacttttctgggttgcagcagATTCTGACCGAAGCCTGTCATCATTGA
- the LOC126588773 gene encoding transcription factor bHLH120-like — protein sequence MFPNAYHRGQSKDLVFQTSTINYPHREDMMRVQDLMRCHEVFPEGKNPSRNKMMGKGKQQQQQQHRMILSPNSNNNGANPSDGKTERKIVRRDNERQRRQLMAALNASLRSLLPYELIKGKRSITEHMNEAVNYINHMKAKIEELNAKKEKINKKLYECDSQDFGLRNEGSGHNFLKYSIMVRPTCLGGVEVLVSSSCGEEEGLLLSGVLKVLLAKGLSVVECASTRVNESLFHTIQCEVVNDLACLDLSELQLKLNNHYNSG from the exons ATGTTTCCCAATGCATATCATCGTGGTCAAAGCAAAGATTTGGTATTCCAGACCTCCACTATCAATTATCCCCACCGAGAAGATATGATGCGTGTACAAGATCTTATGCGGTGTCATGAGGTGTTTCCAGAGGGGAAGAATCCATCCCGTAATAAGATGATGGGGAAAGgcaagcaacaacaacaacagcaacatCGTATGATATTATCACCTAATTCCAACAATAATGGAGCAAATCCTAGTGATGGTAAGACTGAAAGGAAGATCGTGCGTAGGGACAACGAACGCCAAAGAAGACAACTTATGGCAGCTCTTAATGCATCACTTCGATCCCTCCTCCCCTATGAATTGATCAAG GGAAAACGTTCAATCACCGAGCACATGAATGAGGCCGTCAACTATATAAATCACATGAAGGCAAAGATCGAAGAACTGAATGCCAAGAAGGAAAAGATTAATAAAAAGTTGTATGAATGTGATTCTCAAGATTTTGGTCTCAGAAATGAAGGTTCGGGTCACAATTTTCTCAAGTACTCTATCATGGTTCGCCCAACTTGTTTGGGAGGAGTGGAGGTTTTGGTAAGTAGTAGCTGCGGTGAGGAGGAAGGGTTGCTTCTTTCGGGAGTGCTCAAAGTATTGCTTGCGAAAGGCCTTAGTGTTGTTGAGTGTGCTTCCACCAGAGTAAATGAAAGTTTGTTTCACACCATTCAGTGTGAG GTTGTCAACGATTTGGCATGTCTGGATTTGTCTGAGTTGCAACTGAAACTAAATAACCATTACAATTCCGGGTAA
- the LOC126588345 gene encoding PTI1-like tyrosine-protein kinase At3g15890 isoform X2, protein MPWNCFCCVAEEDQEPAQTRDYPWEIYSLKELLHATNSFHDDNKIGEGGFGSVYWGRTSKGVEIAVKRLKTMSPKAEMEFAVEVEILGRVRHRNLLGLRGFYAGGDERLIVYDFMPNHSLITHLHGKLAADCLLDWPRRLSIAIGSAEGLSYLHHEASPHIIHRDIKASNVLLDTEFEAKVADFGFAKLIPDGVTHLTTRVKGTLGYLAPEYAMWGKVSESCDVYSFGILLLEIISGKKPIEKLPGGVKRDIVQWVTPYVEKGAFNQIVDPRLKGKFDKEQVKSTVIVAMKCTDNSPDNRPTMIEVVDWLKGGLGRRKKEIRKVEDTEDDQDEG, encoded by the exons ATGCCCTGGAACTGCTTTTGTTGCGTCGCCGAAGAAGATCAAGAACCAGCTCAGACCAG GGATTATCCGTGGGAAATATATTCTCTCAAGGAGCTTCTTCATGCAACAAACAGCTTCCACGATGATAACAAAATTGGAGAAGGAGGGTTTGGAAGTGTTTATTGGGGTCGAACAAGTAAAGGTGTTGAG ATCGCGGTAAAACGATTAAAGACGATGAGTCCAAAAGCAGAGATGGAGTTTGCAGTGGAAGTTGAAATACTTGGAAGGGTGAGACACAGAAATTTGTTAGGCCTGCGGGGATTTTATGCCGGAGGTGATGAAAGGCTCATAGTGTACGATTTTATGCCTAATCATAGCTTGATCACCCATTTACATGGCAAACTTGCAGCAGATTGTCTTCTTGATTGGCCAAGAAGACTGAGCATTGCCATTGGATCAGCTGAAGGTTTATC GTACCTGCACCATGAGGCCAGTCCTCATATAATCCACAGAGACATAAAGGCCAGTAATGTGCTTCTAGATACTGAATTCGAAGCCAAAGTTGCTGATTTCGGATTTGCAAAGCTGATTCCGGACGGTGTAACTCATCTGACCACTAGGGTAAAGGGAACTCTTGGATACCTAGCTCCTGAATATGCCATGTGGGGGAAGGTTTCTGAGAGTTGTGATGTTTATAGCTTTGGGATTTTGCTCTTAGAAATAATTAGCGGAAAAAAGCCGATAGAAAAACTACCGGGCGGAGTGAAACGTGACATTGTTCAATGGGTCACCCCCTATGTCGAAAAGGGTGCATTTAATCAAATTGTTGATCCAAGGTTGAAGGGCAAGTTTGATAAAGAACAAGTGAAATCGACAGTCATAGTTGCCATGAAATGCACCGACAATAGCCCCGATAATCGTCCCACCATGATAGAAGTGGTGGATTGGCTTAAGGGAGGTctaggaagaaggaaaaaagagaTCAGAAAAGTGGAGGACACTGAGGATGATCAAGACGAAGGTTAG
- the LOC126588345 gene encoding PTI1-like tyrosine-protein kinase At3g15890 isoform X1, which produces MPWNCFCCVAEEDQEPAQTSMVHKNRDYPWEIYSLKELLHATNSFHDDNKIGEGGFGSVYWGRTSKGVEIAVKRLKTMSPKAEMEFAVEVEILGRVRHRNLLGLRGFYAGGDERLIVYDFMPNHSLITHLHGKLAADCLLDWPRRLSIAIGSAEGLSYLHHEASPHIIHRDIKASNVLLDTEFEAKVADFGFAKLIPDGVTHLTTRVKGTLGYLAPEYAMWGKVSESCDVYSFGILLLEIISGKKPIEKLPGGVKRDIVQWVTPYVEKGAFNQIVDPRLKGKFDKEQVKSTVIVAMKCTDNSPDNRPTMIEVVDWLKGGLGRRKKEIRKVEDTEDDQDEG; this is translated from the exons ATGCCCTGGAACTGCTTTTGTTGCGTCGCCGAAGAAGATCAAGAACCAGCTCAGACCAG TATGGTTCACAAGAATAGGGATTATCCGTGGGAAATATATTCTCTCAAGGAGCTTCTTCATGCAACAAACAGCTTCCACGATGATAACAAAATTGGAGAAGGAGGGTTTGGAAGTGTTTATTGGGGTCGAACAAGTAAAGGTGTTGAG ATCGCGGTAAAACGATTAAAGACGATGAGTCCAAAAGCAGAGATGGAGTTTGCAGTGGAAGTTGAAATACTTGGAAGGGTGAGACACAGAAATTTGTTAGGCCTGCGGGGATTTTATGCCGGAGGTGATGAAAGGCTCATAGTGTACGATTTTATGCCTAATCATAGCTTGATCACCCATTTACATGGCAAACTTGCAGCAGATTGTCTTCTTGATTGGCCAAGAAGACTGAGCATTGCCATTGGATCAGCTGAAGGTTTATC GTACCTGCACCATGAGGCCAGTCCTCATATAATCCACAGAGACATAAAGGCCAGTAATGTGCTTCTAGATACTGAATTCGAAGCCAAAGTTGCTGATTTCGGATTTGCAAAGCTGATTCCGGACGGTGTAACTCATCTGACCACTAGGGTAAAGGGAACTCTTGGATACCTAGCTCCTGAATATGCCATGTGGGGGAAGGTTTCTGAGAGTTGTGATGTTTATAGCTTTGGGATTTTGCTCTTAGAAATAATTAGCGGAAAAAAGCCGATAGAAAAACTACCGGGCGGAGTGAAACGTGACATTGTTCAATGGGTCACCCCCTATGTCGAAAAGGGTGCATTTAATCAAATTGTTGATCCAAGGTTGAAGGGCAAGTTTGATAAAGAACAAGTGAAATCGACAGTCATAGTTGCCATGAAATGCACCGACAATAGCCCCGATAATCGTCCCACCATGATAGAAGTGGTGGATTGGCTTAAGGGAGGTctaggaagaaggaaaaaagagaTCAGAAAAGTGGAGGACACTGAGGATGATCAAGACGAAGGTTAG